The DNA sequence GATCGGCTCGCTGCTGCCGGGCTACCAGAAGTCGCTGACGCAGGTGGGCAACAGCCTGAAAAACGGCCGCTTCGACGAGCGCGGTATTCAGAACCTCAACCGCTCGACCACCCGCCTGCTCGAGAGCGCGCAGAGCCAGGGGCAAGTCATCCGCCCGGTGGCGGTGCCGATTCCGGGGTTGTGACGACAACAGCATGAGGTTTGGCGCGGCCTAATCCGAGTACCACTTCCCAGCTTAAATTGGGGCATGGACCGTTACGATGAAGCAGTTCACGAAGAAGTCTGGCGACGGATAGAGGTCCACGTAGGGCAGAAATTTCGGCAGAAAACGGGTGGGGAGTTTTCCTACTTGCTGACCGGCCGAACTCTTCTTCTTTCTAGCACCAACCAAAGCTTAGGCCCTTCCCAAATAGATGCGGCTTTGGAACTGATGCCCTTGGACAGAGTGAAAGATTTGCAGCACCTACGAGCGCCCTCGTATATCTACGCCATTCTCATGGACGAGAGAATTAGACGCGGTTTGTATTAATTAGGAGAGGTCGCAGGTGTAAAGATCTGCGACCTCCTCACTCATAAGTTGAGCGATTTCAACCGCACTTGCTATATCCACACGCCTGGCACTTCAAGCACCCTTCTTCCCGGATCACGGCCTTCTCCTCGCACACCGGGCAGCGCTCGCGGGTCACGGGGTCCATGCCCTCGACGCTGACGCCACCCAGAGCGGCGGCGGGGGCCGGGGCGGGCAGGTCCACGCTGGCTCCGGCCAGGGGGGGCAGGCTGGCGGCGTCCATGTCCTTGGCGAAGGTGTCGAGCGCGACGGCGATCAGGTCGGCCTTGGACCCCACGAGGCGGCCGTTGTAGGAGCCGTACAGCCCGCCGTTGATGCCCCGCAGCGTCTTGATGATCGCCTGCGCGGGCACGCCGTGTTGCAGGGCGATGGAGACGACGCGGCCCAGCGCCTCGGAGTCGGCGTTCGCCTCGTCTCCGGCGCGGCCCGAGATCACCATGACCTCCACGGGCTTGCCGTTCAGGTGGTTGACCGTGACGAGGAAAGAGCGGCGGTGCCCGCTGGTGGGGTCGGTGAGTTTGACCATGTCGGTGATCCCGCTCAGACGGGTGGGGCGCTCGTACACGGGCGCCGGGGCCGAAGCCGCAGGCCGGGAGGTGGGCGCGGGAACGGGCGCAGCGGGTGCGGGGGCAGCTTCCGGCTGGGGGGCGGCCGGGGCAGGCCGGGCGCTTTCCCCCATCACCTCGGCGGCGGCCTGGGCCGCAGGCTCGGCCTTTTTCTCCTTTTTCTTGCTGGTGGACAGCACCTGGAACTGCCGCGAGCCGTCGCGGTACACGGTGATGCCCTTGCAGCCCGTCTTGTACGCCTCGGCGTAGGCCGTCTGCACGTCCATCACCGTGGCCGAGTTGGGCAGGTTGATGGTCTTGGAGAGGCTGTTGGCCGCGTGCTGCCCGCCGTCGTCAAAGGCCTTTTGCACCGTGCCCTGCATCCTCACGTGGTCCACCGGCTTGATGTCGTGGGCGCACACGAACACCTGCTGGAGGGCTTCGGGGATAAAGGTCAGGCCCACCACCGAGCCGTGGTTCTCGGAGACGGCTTCTGTCACCTTGTCCCAGTCCCAGCCGCCGTCCTTCTCGAGGCCCGAGGGAGCGGGGTACTGGCCCAGCAGCTCCACGAAGAGGGGCGCGAGCAGCGCGCGGTACTCCGAGCCGATCTTGCGCCAGATGAAGGGCGAGAAGACGGGTTCGATGCCGCTGGACACGCCCATCAACATGGAGGTCGTGCCGGTCGGCGCGACGGTCAGCACGGCGACGTTGCGCCGGGCCGGGTGGGGAATCTTCTTGGCGTTGCGGGTGTAGACCGGGTACACGCCGCGCTCCTGGCCCAGCCGCTCGCTCTCGGCCACCGCCTCCTCGCGCAGGGTGCTCATGATCTGGTAGATCGTCTCGCGGCCCGCTTCCGAGTCGTAGCGCAGGCCCAGCTTGATCAGGGCGTCGGCCAGCCCCATCACGCCCAGGCCCAGGCGGCGCAGGTCCTGGCTGGCCACCCGGTTGTCCTCCAGCGCGAACACGTTTACGTCCAGCACGTCGTCGAGAAAGCGCACGCAGGTTCGCACGTCGGCGCGGAACGTCGCGTAGTCGAAGGAGCTGCCCTGCACGTAGGCCGCGAGGTTGATCGCCCCGAGGTCGCAGGGTTCGCCGACGGTGAGGGGGATCTCGCCGCAGGGGTTCGTGCTGCGAATCTCGTAGCGTTTGCCCAGGTTTTTCAGCGCGCTGAATTCGTTCACGCGGTCCACGAAGATCAGTCCCGGCTCGCCCGTGCTCCAGGCGTGCTCGGCGATCTGGTCCCACAGCCACCTCGCCGGAATGCCGGGGCGTTTGTCGGCAGGGTTGTAGCGGCCCTGCGGCGCGCTGCGGTAGAGCGGCACGCCGCGCGCCCCATCCTCGGCGCGGTCGGGGAGGGCGGGCAGGCGGCCGTCGTACATGCCGGGTTCGGGCGAGAGGTAGTACTTGCCGGGCACCTCCTGCACGTCCACGTGCCACAGGCCGTCACGCTCCAGCGTCTGCCAGAACTTCTCGGTGACCAGAATGGAGATGTTGAAGGTCGAGATGTCGCCCTCCGCCGCCTCGCGGTCGAGGTCCTTGGCGGTCAGGAAGTCCAGCACGTCGGGGTGCTCGATGGAGATGGTCGCCATCCCGGCCCCCCGGCGCGTGCCGCCCTGCCGAACCACCCGCAGCACCGGCGCGTACACGAAGCGCAGCGTGTTGATCGGCCCGCTCGACTCGCCGCCCCGGTTGGCCCACTCCAGGAAGTTGTCGAAAATCTCCATCAGAAAGGACACCGGGCCGCTGGAGGTGCCGCCCGACCCCTTGATCGGCGCGCCCTCGGGCCGCATCTGCGACAGGTCGATGCGCGGCTCGACGCCCACCCGGGCGCTCTCGGCCACCGCGCGGGCCGCGTCGACGATGCCGCCCATGTCGTCGGCCACCGCCTGCACCCCGCCCGGCAGCGCCCGGACGATCTGCACGCCGTTTCGCCGCGCCAGGGCGACCAGCTCGGCGGAGATCGCCTCGCCGTACACCACCCGGGTCCAGTTGCGCACCGCCACAGGCTGCTTCTCCCCGTCGGGCTGGGTGGGGGGCCGCATCAGGCCTTCCACGAAATCGGTCACGTCGGGGTGCGCCGCCGCCATGTAGACCCAGCCGCGCACGCCCGCGTCGGGGCGGCTGCTCACGGCGCGGGGCGTGTACACGTCGAGGTTCACGCCGTTGCCGCCGCCCACCTTGGTGACCAGCGCGAGCTTGCGGGCGACCTCCATCACGCCGTCGAAGCTCTCGGGCGCCGAGGCGGTCGCCCCCTGCACGAAGCAGTTCAGGACGTTGCCGTGCTGCGTGCCTGCCCCCGCCAGCACCCGCCCGCCGGGGCAGAACTTCTTCTCGGCCATCAGGTCGTAGTACTTCTGCGCCCAGTGTTCCCGCGCCTCCCCGGCCTCCGCGCCCGCCACCCAGGCTGCGATGCGGCGGAACATCCCCGCGATATCGCCGTCGCCGGGTTGGAGGTATTGCCGCTTGGCAATGTGCTGGGCGTTGTCGTCGAAGTGGCGCAGGGTGGGGTCGGGCGTGGTGGTCATGGCGGCTCCTTGAGGCTGAGGCGGCAACAAAAAACCCTCACCGCCCGCTGGGGGCAGTGTGGAAACGGACGGGCGGAGACCCGCGCTGGGGGGTTCCTCTACGGTGACTGACTTTACCATCCGCCCCGGACTCATACAATGACTTGTACTGTCACCCCAAAAGGGGTACAAGATACGGCCCCCGACCGCAAAGTGGGTCAGGGGCCGCGCAAGAGAACGCCCCTCAGTTCAGCCGGGCCAAGAAACGCCCGCACGACGGGCACTTGACGGGGGGCAGCTTGCCCTGGGCGGCTTTTTGCTGCACGTTGACTGGGAGCATCACGTTGCAGCCGGTGCAGCGGCCCCCCCGGATCTCGACCAGGCCCAGGCCCTTTTTGGCCTTGCGGATCAGGTCGTACTCCTTGACAGTGCGGCTGTCGATGCCGGAGACGAGCGAGGCGCGTTCCTGGCGGGCACCTTCACCCTGGTCGCGCAGGCCCTGCACGCGGGCCTCGTCCTGGGTCTCCAGCTCGGTCAGGGTGGGGCGCAGGGCGCGGTGCTCGGCGCGCAGGTCGGCCGCCTTCCCGGCCAGCTCACGCTGGCGCCCACGCAGGGGCGCGAGGTCTTCTTCCATCTCCTCGGCGCGTTCCGAGAGCATCTGGATGCGGCTGCCGTACTGGGACTGGGCGCGGGCGTCGAAGGCGTTCTTGTCCTGCTCCTCCTGGGCGCGCTGCACCTGCTCGCGGGTGCCTGCCAGGTCCTGCTCAAGCTGGCGAATCTGCTTTTCCACGCCCTCGAGGGTGATCTCGGTGTCCTCCAGGGCGTTGTTGAGGCGTTCTTGCTGGGCGCGGGCGTCTTTCAGGGCGTCCGGGATGCTGGCTTCCTCTGCGCGCAGGCGGTCGAGGTCCAGGTCGAGTTCCTGCACGCGGTACAGGCTCTGAAGGGGTCCGGTGTCGCTCATCGGGACCCAGTCTACCCCTGCCCGGCGGGGCGGAGGCGCGGAGCCTCCAGCCGGGGTCAGCTCTGTTCGGGAAGGGGCGCCGTCGCCCGCGCCGCCGGATGCCCGCTGCGCCGCGCCGGGCGGTAGAGGCCCAGGTAGATCGCCAGCACGCTGCCGGCGTACATCAGCAGGGTCCAGCCGAACAGCAGGTTAAAGGCGAGACCGAAAGGCAGCGCCCCGCGCACCACGCCCGACAGGATGCTGCTGGCCGCCCAGCCCAGGTCCCAGGCGATCACGTTGACGGCCGAGTACATCGGGCGGTCCTCGTCGGGCAGCGCGGTCATCGCGTAGGCGGTGTACACCGGCCCGGCGGCGTTCATCAGCGCTCCCCGGGTGAACAGCGCCGCCGCGACCATCCACAGCTGCGGCGCGAAGCCCAGCACCGCCAGAAAAGGCAGGCTGGCCGCCTGCACCGCGAGCACGGCGGTGAGCTGTCCCAACCGCCGCACCAGCAGGGGTTGCAGCAGCGCCGTGGCGGCGGTCGCCAGACTCGTCCAGGCAAAGAGGGTGCCCAGGCTGGCGTAGTCCACCCGGAACTTGCCCTCGATAAAGACGTTCAGAAAAGGGATGGTCGCCCCCGCCCCCAGCCCGACGAGAACGTTGGGCGCGACCAGCCGGCCCATCGTGAGTTTGTCGCGGATGGCAAAGGAGCGGCCCTCCGGGCGCGGCTTGCCGGAGGGCCGCAAGAACAGCACCGGCACCAGCCCCGCAAGCTGAAACCCCGCCGACACCAGCAGCGCGGCCCGCAGCGCCCCCAGCCCGTCCGGCTCGGTGGCGGTCGCCGCCGCGTACAGCTCGGGCACCCGTCCGCCGAAGAGGTTGCCCAGAAAGCCCGCCCCGGTCATCAGGGCGCTCTGGACGCTGAAGAGGGTCACGCGGCTTTTCTCGTCGCTGTGGTTTGCCATGAAGGGCGACCCGGCGACCATCAGCATGGCGGCGCCTGCGCCTTGCACCAGCGCCCCCGCGATGGCCCCGGCCGGCCCGCCCGCCGTCGCCAGGACCAGCGCCCCGGCCACGCTCAGGACGCTGCCCAGCTGGATGGTCCGCGCGTTGGAGATGCGGCGTGCCAGGGCCACCGCCGGCAGGCTCAGGCCCGCCAACGTCAGTGCCGGAAGCGCGTTGAGCAGCCCCTGCCACTCGGCCCCCAGACCCAGCGCCCGCAGGTAGAAGTTCAGGAACAGGGCCGCGAACGCCTGCGACAGCCCGAAGGTAAAGGCCGAGGCGAGGTAGAGCCAGACCTGTCGGGAGAATTTCCAGGTCATGGGCGGCTCCGCTTCGCGGCTCTGCGGGTCCGCCGGGGAGTGGGCAGTAGGAAGTGGGAAGTGGGACAGGCGCAGCGAGAGCGCAGAGCGCCAGCCGAAGCCCCCACCAACAACGGACCGCTCCCCACTGACCCCCTCACACCCCCACCTTCGGGCAGAAGTCCTGCATCGCGCACGCCGGGCACTGCGGCCGGCGCGCCAGGCAGATGCGGCGGCCGTGCAAGATCAGCGCATGGTGGAGGAAGACCCAGCGGTCGCGCGGAAAGAGCCTCCCCAGGTCGGCCTCGACCTTGTCGGGGTGGGTCTGCTCGCTCAGGCCCAGGCGCCGGGCCAGCCGGCCCACGTGGGTATCCACCGCGATGGCCGGATAGCCGTAGGCGTTGCTGAGAACCACGTTCGCGGTCTTGCGCCCGGCGCCGGGCAGGGCGACCACCGCGTCGAAATCGCCCGGCACCTCGCCGCCGTGGCGCTCGACCAGCAGCCGGGCCAGCGCAGCGAGGTTTCTCGCCTTGCCCCGGTACAGCCCGATGGAGCGGATATACGGCTCGATGTCCTCCGGCGCGGCCCTGCCCAGGGCGTGGGCGTCGGGGTAACGCGCGAAGAGGGCGGGCGTGGCGGCGTTCACGCTCACGTCGGTCGCCTGGGCAGAGAGCACCGTGGCGACGAGCAGTTCGAAAGGATTGCGGAACTTCAGCTCGGTGCGGGCATCCGGGTACAGCCCCTCCAGCGCCGACAGCACCAGCGGCGCGCGGGCCTGGGCGCCGCCGGGGAGGGGGGCCGGGGAGGTCGGGCGGGTCACGCGGGGCAGCCTACACCCCGCCTCCCCGGGGTGTCTGTTCCCGGGAGACACTCGGCGCGGCTGGCCCCCGCCTTGCGGCCCGGCGCGCCGCCCACCTGTGGCCCGCTGGCTGACCTCTCCCCTCTTGGCTCTGCCCCCCCCCGGCTTGCACGCGCCGAGGCCCCTTTGCTATCCTGCCCAGGCTTGCGGGCGGCCGTGCCCGCGCACGGGTCCTTAGCTCAGTTGGTAGAGCGGCGGTCTCCAAAACCGTAGGTCGAGGGTTCAAGTCCTTCAGGGCCCGCCAAGTCAGACTCCCCCGCCTCGCGCGGGGGAGTTTTGCCTGTGCCCAGTTGCCCGACCTCAGCCCTCCTCCGCTGGCGGGGCCTCCTCCGGCGGGCCGGCGGGGTCCGGACCCGGGCGCACCTGCACCGCGCCGAGGCTGCCCAGCGCCGCGCGGGCCGTCACCAGCCACGCGGACGGCACCCGCAGTTCCACCAGCGCGCCGCGGGTCAGCAGGGCAAGGGGCCGGGCCAGCGCCACGCGCAACGCTTCCTCACCGCCGCGTCCCTGCCCCTCCACCCGGCCGAGGCCCAGCGTCAGGTTCAGGCGCAGGGGGCGACCGCCTGCGGGAAGGGGCGGCAGGCCCCCCACCTCCAGCACCAGCGGCCTGGTCTGCCCGGCGAGGCGCTCTCCTCCTCCCAGCGGCAGGGCGGCGCCGTCCTCGCCCGCGCGGGCCAGGACCTGCATCTCCAGCGCGGCGCCATGCAGGCCGGCAGCGTCCAGGGCCTCGCCCTCCCGCACCCCGGCCTCCGCGCGGCGGGCGACGTGGTGCATGTCGGCGGGGTGGCGGCCCCGCGAGCGCGCGACCGGCTGCACCCACAGGTCCCGCAGGTGGTCGCGGGCGGCCTCGCCGGCCGGGCCGTGCAAGATCGCCAGCAGCGCCGGCAGGGCGAGGTCGCTGTAAAGCCGCGCCGGGGCGCCCCCCGGCACCAGCCGCAGCCCGGCCAGGATCGCTTCCGTCTCGGCCGCCAGCGAGGTGCCGCCGGGGCCTGCCCCGCTGGCCTGGCGCACTTGCCGGGACCCGGGCTGCACCGCCCGCGCGGCCCAGCCGGAGAAAGTCTGACGCCGCTCGTGGCGGGTGCTTCCGTCGGTATAGACGTGCCAGAGGTCTTCCGGGTCCGGACGGCGGGCCTCAGGCATCGGGCAGGCCGGGAAAGTGGGGCAGGCCCGGCCGCCGCGCCGCGCGCAGGTGGCGCCGCCGGGGCCGCTCGTCGCCGGGGGCGGCCCCGGCGCCGATGTCGCGCCGTTCGCGCAGGGCGGGAAGCATGGGAAGCATCATTCCCGCCCGCTTGGCCCGGGTCAAGACACGGTGGTCCGGGGGCGCAGGGCCTAGGCTGGGGGCCTTCCATGCCCGTGACTGTCCCGCCGCCTGCCGCCCGCCCCGACGCCTCCGCCGCCCTGCGCTTTCCCGAATTCCGCGCGCTGCTGCTCTCCTCGGCGGCCTCGTCGCTGGCGAGCCGGATGCTGGCCGTCGCGGTCGGCTTTCAGGTGTACGAGCTGACGCGCAGCCCGCTGGCGCTGGGCTGGCTGGGGCTGGTCGAGGCGGTTCCGGCGCTGGGGCTGGCCCTGATCGGCGGGCACTACGCCGACCGCCTCGACCGCCGCAGCATCCTGCTGGTGACCCGGCTGGTGTTCGCAGCCTGCGCGGCGGGGCTGGCCTTCGTCTCGTGGGAGGCGGGGCCGCAGACCCCAGTGACGCAGACGCTGGCGCTGCTGTACGGGCTGGTGTTCGTGGCGGGGGTCGCGCGGGGGTTCGGGGACCCGGCCTCGTCGGCGTTCGAGACGCGGATCGTGCCGGCCCCGGCCTTTGTGAACGCCTCCGCGTGGCTGGGCAGTGTGGGGCAGGCGACGGGCATCGTGGGTCCGGCGCTGGGCGGGCTGCTGCTGGCCTCGTGGAGCGCGGGCGGCACCTACGCGCTGGTCGCGGGGCTGACGCTGCTGGCCTGGGCGGGGCTATGGCGCATCTCGCCCAAGCCCCAGCCCGCGCCCCCGGCGCACGAGCGGCGGCGCGACAGCCTCCTGGGAGGCCTCCGGTTCGTGCGGCGCGACCCGGTGATCCTGGGGTCGATGGCGCTCGACCTCTTCGCGGTGCTGTTCGGCGGGGTGGTGGCGCTGCTGCCGGTCTTTGCCCGCGACATCCTGCGGGTGGGGCCGCAGGGCCTGGGGCTGATGCTGGCGGCCCCGGCGGTGGGCGCCCTGCTGGTGATGCTGTGGGCCACCCGTCACCCGCCGCTGCGAAACAGCGGGCGCACGCTGCTGCTGGGGGTGGCAGGCTTCGGGGTCAGCATCATCGTGTTCGCGCTCTCGCGGGATTTTTATCTGTCACTGGTCGCGCTCTTTTTTACGGGTGTCTTCGACGGGGTGAACATGGTGATCCGCAAGGCGATCCTGCGGCTGCGGACGCCCGACCACCTGCGCGGGCGGGTCGCGGCGGTCAGCCTGCTCTTCATCGGGTCGAGCAACGAACTCGGCGCGCTGGAAAGCGGCGTTGCGGCCAGCCTGCTGGGCACGGCGCGCTCGGTATGGGCGGGCGGACTGGTCACGCTGCTGGTCGTCGCGCTGGTGGCGTGGCGGGTGCCGGGGCTGCGCTCGCTGCACCTGGGAGAGGAGGGGCCGGGGGACCGGCCACCCGAGCCGCAGGTGGGGGAAACGGTTTCACGGGCCTGAGCCGCAGGACGCGGTCCCCCCCTCTACTCCCCGTCCAGGTCCACGAAGCGCAGGTCGAGGTCCGGCAGCCCTTCCACGAAGCCGTGCAGCAGCTCCAGCGCGCCCACGAGGTCCGCGAGGTCGAGCACCTCGACCGGGCTGTGGGTGGAGCGGTTGGCGACCGACACCGCGCCGGCCGGAATGCCCCGGCCCGCGTGTTGCAGGGCGCCCGCGTCGGTGCCGATGCCCTTCAGGAGTTCGTGCTGCACCGCCACGCCCCGCGCCCCGGCCGCCGCCTCCAGCCCGCGCCGCACGGCGGGGTGCGCCAGCGTGGAAAAGTCCATCACCTTGATCGCCGGACCCGCGCCCAGGCGGAGGTGTGCGCCCGCCAGTTCGGGCGTGTCGTCGGCGGCCGTCATGTCGAGCGCGAGGGCCACGTCGGCCCCGTTGGCCTGGGCCACCGCCTGGGCGCCGCGCAAGCCCACTTCCTCCTGCACGGTAAAGGCCACGACCAGCGTGACGGGCGGCGGCGTGTCGCGGTAGCGCTCCAGCAGGGCCAGCAGCACCGCGCAGCCCGCCCGGTCGTCGAGGGCGTGCGCCGTGTAGCGTCCGCTGCCCCGGCCCAGCTCGGTTAGCTCGCCCACGAAGCCGACCGGATCGCCCACGCGGACGTCCATCCCGGCGACCTCGTCTGCCGTGCGGGCGCCGATGTCCACGTACAGCTCGGCGTAGGGCACCACCCGGGAGCGGTCCGCGTCGGCCAGCAGGTGCGCGCTCTTGGTGCCGATCACGCCGAGCAGCCGCTCCTGAGACGTGCGAATCCAGACGCGCTGGGCAGGCAGAATGCGGTCGTCGCTGCCGCCCACCTTTTCCAGCCGCAGGAAACCGCCGGGCGTGACCTGCCGCACCCGGAAGCCGATCTCGTCGAGGTGGGCGGCCAGGATCAGGCGCCGCGCCCCGGGGGCTGCCGCCTCGCGCACGGCGACGACGTTGCCGAAGGCGTCCACCTCCACCCGGTCGGCCAGCCCCGAGGCGGCCCGGAACACGGCGCGAATCACGTCTTCCTCCGAGCCGCTGGGGCCGGTCAGGGTGACGAGCAGGCGCAGCTGGGCGAGGATGGCGTCGGCGGAGGCCGCGTCGGTCGGGTGACTGGACATGCGGACAGGATAGAAGGCGCCGGGCGCAGGCGGGGGCTTCAGTGAGCCGCGCAACGCCGTCGGACCACCGAGAAGTCCGGCGGCGTTCTGGGGGCGGGGTTACCTCTCGAGTTCGGTGCGGGCGCGTTCCCAGTCGCTGACCCGGCTGATCTCCGCGAGGTCGTCCGCGCTGAGCTGTACGTCCAGCGTGCCCAGCAACTCGCGCAGCTGCCCCACGCTGTTGGCCCCGATGATGGGCGCCGTGACGCCCGGCTGGGCCAGCAGCCAGGCCAGCGCGACCTGGGCGGGGTGGGCGCCGTGACGGTCCGCGACCGCGACGAGCGTCTCGACCGTGTCGAAGTTCTGCTCGCTGAAGCGCCGCGCGGCGTTCTCGCTCGCCCGCACGCTGCCCGGCAGCGGCTGGCCCCGGCGGTACTTGCCGGTCAGCATCCCGCCGCCCAGCGGACTCCAGGGAATCACGCCCAGCCCGTACTCGGTCGCCACCCGCGCCAGCTCGCGCTCGAAGTTCGCGCGGGTGGGCGAGAGCAGGCTGTATTCGGGCTGGATGCTGACAAAGGCTTCCAGGCCCCGGCGGTCACTCGTCCACAGGGCCTGCATCAGCCGCCACGCGGAGTAGTTCGAGCAGCCGATGTAGCGCACGTACCCGCGCTGCACCAGCTCGGAAAAGGCCGCCAGCGTCTCCTCGATGGGCGTCTGCGAGTCGATCCAGTGCGCCTGATACAGGTCGATGTGGTCCACGCCCAGGCGGCGCAGGCTGTCCTCACAGGCCTGCATGATCCAGCGCCGCGACAGCCCCTCGCGCTGGTGGACGCTGCCCCGGCCCTCGACCCCGCGCTCGCCCATCGGCCCGCGCACCTTGGTGGCGATCACCACGTCGTTCCGGCGGCCCCGCGCCCTGAGCCAGCGGCCGATGACCTCCTCGGACACGCCGCCGGGATTGCCCGGCGTCCAGGTCGTGTAGATGTCGGCGGTGTCGATGAAGTTGCCGCCCGCCGCGTGGTAGACGTCGAGCAGGTCAAAGGCGGTGGCCTCGTCGGCGGTCCAGCCGAACTGCATGGTGCCCAGGCCCAGGGGAAAGAGGTGCAGGCCGCTGCGGCCCAGCTGACGGTAGGGGGTCATGGGGACACGTCCTTTCGGGGAGACGGGAGGCGCCGGAAAGCTTCAGTCCCCGCGCTCGGCGGTCGCCTCACGCAGCCAGGACTGGAACTCGGGCAGGGCGCGGTCGAAAGGCAGGGCGACGATCTCGGGGACCTCGTAGGGATGCATGCCCCGGATGCGGCTTTCGAGGTCCGGGTAGCGCTCGCCGGTCGTCTTGACCAGCAGCAGGGTCTCGGGTTCCTCGGCCACCTCGCCCTCCCAGCGGTAGACGCTGTGGACGCCGGGCAGTACGTTCACGCACCCGGCCAGGCGTTCATGGACCAGCGTCCGGGCCAACTCGTGGGCGCGCCCGGAAGGCACCGTGACCAGCACGACAAGTGACATAGCCTGCCCAGCATAGCCGGGGCGGCGGGGCCGCCATGCCCGGCGATTATTGAGCTTTCTCACGCGGGGGGCGGGGGGTGGGCCGCGCGGCCCGCGCTCAGGGCACCCGCAGGGCCGCGCAGTTCTCGCCGGGCGTCTCGGGGGCACCCTCGGCCACCACGATCTGTTCGTCGCCTCCCACAAAGCCCTGACAGCGGGCCAACACTTCCAGATACCCGGGGTCGAGGGCGCCGCGTTCGGCCTCGCGCAGCACGCGCAGGTCACGCTCCAGCGCCGCGATACGCGCGTTGGTCGCGCGGGTGTCCTGCTGCCAGTTGAGGGTGCGGTAGGTCAGGTTGCCCAGCTGAAAGGTGAGCTGCACGATGCCCAGCCCGGTCAGGGCGCAGGCGAACATCAGGGTCAGGGGCAGGCGCTGCACCTGCCGCCAGCGCGTCCCCAGGCCCCGGGACGGCGGGGGCGGGGGCGGCGGCGGGTCCTGGGCGGTCATGAGCCAGAGCATAGCGCCGCGCGGCGTGAGGGGCAGAGAGGGGCACAGAGCCGCAGCCCGCCGGGGCGGCAGGTGGTCTAATGGCGGCCATGAGCATGAGCGAGACCGGACCGCGCCCCCCGGCGGGGGCCTTGGCAGACCTCGACTGGACGCGCGCCCACCGCAGCGAGATCCAGATGCGCTACGGCGACATCGACGCGATGGGGCACCTGAACAACGCCGTGTACGTCCAGTACCTCGAAACGTCGCGGGTGCTGCTGATGCGCGAGCTGGAGGTGCCGGACCGCGAGGACCGCTCGGTGATCGCCCGGCTGGAACTCGACTACCGCCGCGAGGTGCTGTGGGGCCAGCGGGTCGCGGTCGAGTCGCTGGTCGAGCGCCTGGGCCGCAGCAGTTGGACGGTGGTCTCGCGCCTGACCGCCGACGGCCTGCCCTGCGCCTACGCCCGCACGGTGCAGGTGCGGGTCGACGCCGCCCACCGCCCCGAGGTCCTGCCCCCCGCCCTGCGCGCCCGGCTGGAGACGCTGCTCGCCGCGCCTCTTCAGGCCGGGGTGGCCCCCCCCCGCACCCCATGAGCGGCTCCCCGCACTTCGACGACCGCGTGCTGTACCAGGGCGACGTGTGGGTGCGCCTCGACACCCTGCCCCGGCTGCTGGCGGAAGGCTGGCGGCGCACGCTGGCCCAGGGCGGCGTGGTCACGGTGGTCCGCACGCCCTTTCAGTGGGCGATG is a window from the Deinococcus budaensis genome containing:
- a CDS encoding adenosylcobalamin-dependent ribonucleoside-diphosphate reductase gives rise to the protein MTTTPDPTLRHFDDNAQHIAKRQYLQPGDGDIAGMFRRIAAWVAGAEAGEAREHWAQKYYDLMAEKKFCPGGRVLAGAGTQHGNVLNCFVQGATASAPESFDGVMEVARKLALVTKVGGGNGVNLDVYTPRAVSSRPDAGVRGWVYMAAAHPDVTDFVEGLMRPPTQPDGEKQPVAVRNWTRVVYGEAISAELVALARRNGVQIVRALPGGVQAVADDMGGIVDAARAVAESARVGVEPRIDLSQMRPEGAPIKGSGGTSSGPVSFLMEIFDNFLEWANRGGESSGPINTLRFVYAPVLRVVRQGGTRRGAGMATISIEHPDVLDFLTAKDLDREAAEGDISTFNISILVTEKFWQTLERDGLWHVDVQEVPGKYYLSPEPGMYDGRLPALPDRAEDGARGVPLYRSAPQGRYNPADKRPGIPARWLWDQIAEHAWSTGEPGLIFVDRVNEFSALKNLGKRYEIRSTNPCGEIPLTVGEPCDLGAINLAAYVQGSSFDYATFRADVRTCVRFLDDVLDVNVFALEDNRVASQDLRRLGLGVMGLADALIKLGLRYDSEAGRETIYQIMSTLREEAVAESERLGQERGVYPVYTRNAKKIPHPARRNVAVLTVAPTGTTSMLMGVSSGIEPVFSPFIWRKIGSEYRALLAPLFVELLGQYPAPSGLEKDGGWDWDKVTEAVSENHGSVVGLTFIPEALQQVFVCAHDIKPVDHVRMQGTVQKAFDDGGQHAANSLSKTINLPNSATVMDVQTAYAEAYKTGCKGITVYRDGSRQFQVLSTSKKKEKKAEPAAQAAAEVMGESARPAPAAPQPEAAPAPAAPVPAPTSRPAASAPAPVYERPTRLSGITDMVKLTDPTSGHRRSFLVTVNHLNGKPVEVMVISGRAGDEANADSEALGRVVSIALQHGVPAQAIIKTLRGINGGLYGSYNGRLVGSKADLIAVALDTFAKDMDAASLPPLAGASVDLPAPAPAAALGGVSVEGMDPVTRERCPVCEEKAVIREEGCLKCQACGYSKCG
- a CDS encoding zinc ribbon domain-containing protein encodes the protein MSDTGPLQSLYRVQELDLDLDRLRAEEASIPDALKDARAQQERLNNALEDTEITLEGVEKQIRQLEQDLAGTREQVQRAQEEQDKNAFDARAQSQYGSRIQMLSERAEEMEEDLAPLRGRQRELAGKAADLRAEHRALRPTLTELETQDEARVQGLRDQGEGARQERASLVSGIDSRTVKEYDLIRKAKKGLGLVEIRGGRCTGCNVMLPVNVQQKAAQGKLPPVKCPSCGRFLARLN
- a CDS encoding MFS transporter; its protein translation is MTWKFSRQVWLYLASAFTFGLSQAFAALFLNFYLRALGLGAEWQGLLNALPALTLAGLSLPAVALARRISNARTIQLGSVLSVAGALVLATAGGPAGAIAGALVQGAGAAMLMVAGSPFMANHSDEKSRVTLFSVQSALMTGAGFLGNLFGGRVPELYAAATATEPDGLGALRAALLVSAGFQLAGLVPVLFLRPSGKPRPEGRSFAIRDKLTMGRLVAPNVLVGLGAGATIPFLNVFIEGKFRVDYASLGTLFAWTSLATAATALLQPLLVRRLGQLTAVLAVQAASLPFLAVLGFAPQLWMVAAALFTRGALMNAAGPVYTAYAMTALPDEDRPMYSAVNVIAWDLGWAASSILSGVVRGALPFGLAFNLLFGWTLLMYAGSVLAIYLGLYRPARRSGHPAARATAPLPEQS
- the nth gene encoding endonuclease III, whose product is MTRPTSPAPLPGGAQARAPLVLSALEGLYPDARTELKFRNPFELLVATVLSAQATDVSVNAATPALFARYPDAHALGRAAPEDIEPYIRSIGLYRGKARNLAALARLLVERHGGEVPGDFDAVVALPGAGRKTANVVLSNAYGYPAIAVDTHVGRLARRLGLSEQTHPDKVEADLGRLFPRDRWVFLHHALILHGRRICLARRPQCPACAMQDFCPKVGV
- a CDS encoding MFS transporter; the encoded protein is MPVTVPPPAARPDASAALRFPEFRALLLSSAASSLASRMLAVAVGFQVYELTRSPLALGWLGLVEAVPALGLALIGGHYADRLDRRSILLVTRLVFAACAAGLAFVSWEAGPQTPVTQTLALLYGLVFVAGVARGFGDPASSAFETRIVPAPAFVNASAWLGSVGQATGIVGPALGGLLLASWSAGGTYALVAGLTLLAWAGLWRISPKPQPAPPAHERRRDSLLGGLRFVRRDPVILGSMALDLFAVLFGGVVALLPVFARDILRVGPQGLGLMLAAPAVGALLVMLWATRHPPLRNSGRTLLLGVAGFGVSIIVFALSRDFYLSLVALFFTGVFDGVNMVIRKAILRLRTPDHLRGRVAAVSLLFIGSSNELGALESGVAASLLGTARSVWAGGLVTLLVVALVAWRVPGLRSLHLGEEGPGDRPPEPQVGETVSRA